In one window of Terriglobales bacterium DNA:
- a CDS encoding RNA-binding S4 domain-containing protein codes for MASVRIDKWLWAARFFKTRAMAARACRLGRVLCGGQPLKAAREIRLGDRLRVTNDSGDFEVEVLLLSEVRGPAAVAQTLYRESEASRELRLKAAAERKAMAQFEQLPAGRPSKRDRRRIIQFRGRA; via the coding sequence ATGGCCTCGGTGCGCATCGACAAGTGGCTGTGGGCGGCGCGCTTCTTCAAGACGCGGGCTATGGCGGCGCGCGCCTGCCGGCTGGGCCGGGTGCTGTGCGGCGGGCAGCCGCTCAAGGCGGCGCGCGAGATCCGCCTCGGAGACAGGCTGCGCGTGACCAACGACAGCGGCGACTTCGAGGTGGAGGTCCTGCTGCTCAGCGAGGTGCGGGGCCCGGCGGCGGTGGCGCAGACCCTCTACCGTGAGAGCGAGGCCAGCCGGGAGTTACGGCTGAAGGCAGCAGCGGAGCGCAAGGCGATGGCGCAATTCGAACAGCTCCCCGCCGGCCGGCCCTCCAAGCGCGACCGCCGCCGGATCATCCAGTTCCGGGGAAGAGCCTGA